The following is a genomic window from Halorubellus sp. JP-L1.
CGGGCGACGTCGAGGGCGACGCCGTCGCAGCCGCTGCTGGCGGCGTGTGCGAGGACGTGCTTGGTGAGCTCGGTGCCGAGTCCGTGGCCGTGATGGTCGGGGTCGACGTACACGAGCATCTCGGGGACGTCGGCGTCGGCGGGCGCGTACCCGGCGTGGCCGACGACGGTGCCGTCGAGGGTGGCGACGAAGTTCCGACCTCGCTCGAGGAGGGTGTCCAGCCAGTCGCGGATCACGGGCTCCTGGGCCGGTGGGATGCCCATCGACCGGTGCTCGGCGGGGTAGTCGCGGTACATGTCGACGACGCCGTCGAGCGAGTCGTCGGCGGTCGGCTGGACGAGGTACGGGCGGCCCTCGGCGTCGAGGAACCGCGGACACCGTGGGGGGCAGTGCTCGGTGCCCTCGCAGTCGCCGTGCCACCACGAACTGCACGCGTTCGACGCCATTTCGCATGAGATGACGTCTCACGGGAACGTGAAGGGGCGGGGGCGTTCTATATATCTGGGAATGGCGTGGGGCGGGGGCCTGGTTCGACGTCACGCGGATCCGACGACTGCGAGGACGTCGGGCGCTTCGTAGACCCGGTAGCGTTCGCCGCCCGAAATCTGTTCGACGATGCCTTCGGCTTCGAGCGCCTCGATGGCGTCGTAGACCGCCTGCCTGGAGCGGCCCGTCGCCTCGATGGCGCGCGGCGCGGTCAGGTACGGTTCCTCGAACACGTACTCGACGACGTCGCGGACCGCGGGGCGCTTCGGGAAGCGCTCGAAGTACGACTCCTGGAGGGACTGGAGTTCGACGCCGCAGTCGTACGCGTCGATCGCCTGTTCGGCGATGGCGTTCAGTACGAACTCGATCCACTGCGTCCACGCGCCTTCCCGACTGACTTCGAGGAGGTAGTCGAGGTACTGCTGGCGGCGGCGATTGAAGTACGCGCTCAGGTAGAGGTACGGCTCGGGGAGGAGGCCGGCGTCGTACAGCTGGAGCATCATGAGGAGGCGACCGAGGCGGCCGTTCCCGTCCCGGAACGGGTGGATGGTCTCGAACTGGTAGTGCGCGAGCGCGACGTCGACGAGCGGCGGATAGGAGCCGCGGTCGACGTACGCGAGGAGCTGCTCGAGGAGGATCTCGACGGTGTCCGGGTTCGCGGGCACGAACCGCGCGTGCTCGATGGAGCCGTCAGGGCTCCCGATGTAGACGGGGACGTCGCGGAGTTCGCCGGGGCGGTCCTCGCCGCCGCGGACGTCGTCCATGAGCGTCTCGTGGAGGTCGCAGACGAGGTCGACGCTGAGCGATTCGCCGTCGCTGAGACGCGAGAACCCCTGGCGGACAGCGTCGACGTAGTTGTAGGCTTCGCGGACGTCCTTCGAGTCGGCCGCGGATCGCTCGGGCGAGGAGTCGATGTCGTGGAGGATGATGTCGGAGACGGTGACGTTCGTGCCCTCGATCTGCGAGCTCATCGCGGCTTCGCGGACGACGAACGGCGCGATGAGGAGGTTCTCGTTGTCGACGTTCCCGTGGAGCGTCGCGAGCCGCCCGAGCGCGTACTGGGCGTCGCCGTAGACGGCGAGGAGGTCGTTCGTCAACTCGACGTCCGGGGGGAGACTCGGTGGCCTGAAGCAGGGGATGCCGTCGTAGTGGTCTATCGAGCCCGGGCCGTTCTCGAACTCCGCCGGATCCATCTTGACGTAGCCTCCGGCCCACGGCAACCTAAGTCTGCTGGCTATCGATTCAGTTGACTTAGC
Proteins encoded in this region:
- a CDS encoding GNAT family N-acetyltransferase, whose translation is MASNACSSWWHGDCEGTEHCPPRCPRFLDAEGRPYLVQPTADDSLDGVVDMYRDYPAEHRSMGIPPAQEPVIRDWLDTLLERGRNFVATLDGTVVGHAGYAPADADVPEMLVYVDPDHHGHGLGTELTKHVLAHAASSGCDGVALDVARDNATAIHVYRELGFEPTDETPMEYEMEVSTDASIVLHVQRPPAERDLEKPTDDD
- a CDS encoding Fic family protein produces the protein MDPAEFENGPGSIDHYDGIPCFRPPSLPPDVELTNDLLAVYGDAQYALGRLATLHGNVDNENLLIAPFVVREAAMSSQIEGTNVTVSDIILHDIDSSPERSAADSKDVREAYNYVDAVRQGFSRLSDGESLSVDLVCDLHETLMDDVRGGEDRPGELRDVPVYIGSPDGSIEHARFVPANPDTVEILLEQLLAYVDRGSYPPLVDVALAHYQFETIHPFRDGNGRLGRLLMMLQLYDAGLLPEPYLYLSAYFNRRRQQYLDYLLEVSREGAWTQWIEFVLNAIAEQAIDAYDCGVELQSLQESYFERFPKRPAVRDVVEYVFEEPYLTAPRAIEATGRSRQAVYDAIEALEAEGIVEQISGGERYRVYEAPDVLAVVGSA